From the Butyrivibrio fibrisolvens genome, one window contains:
- a CDS encoding YitT family protein, giving the protein MLRKKLASREVLQFKRSDIWRIILCICAGILMSVNLRTFVYTGDLLPGGFAGLTLLLQAIFHKFLGITVPYGVIYFLMNSVPIVIAFKFIGKKFTLYSCITILLVTFLTDIIPVYAITYDVLLISIFGGLINGFAITLCLKADATTGGTDFIAIAISERFGIDSFNYILFFNAIILTIDGYIFGWDKALYSIIFQFSSTQVIHILYKRYKKNTLLIVTQKPKEIADMIYELTGHGATDIEAYGSYQNADRTIVYSVVSSDELRTVVSEILDIDPDAFLNVIKTEQLSGKFHLHPND; this is encoded by the coding sequence ATGTTGCGTAAAAAATTAGCATCAAGAGAAGTTCTTCAGTTTAAGCGTAGTGATATATGGAGGATAATTCTATGTATCTGCGCCGGAATACTTATGTCAGTCAACCTTCGTACATTCGTTTATACAGGAGATCTTCTTCCGGGAGGTTTTGCAGGACTTACACTCCTTCTACAGGCTATCTTCCATAAGTTCCTTGGAATAACAGTTCCATACGGCGTTATTTATTTCCTCATGAACTCAGTACCGATAGTGATAGCTTTTAAATTTATAGGCAAGAAGTTCACTCTCTATTCATGTATTACAATACTTTTAGTGACGTTCTTAACTGATATAATACCTGTCTATGCCATAACCTATGATGTGCTTCTTATCAGTATCTTTGGAGGACTCATCAACGGATTTGCAATCACCTTGTGTCTTAAGGCTGATGCGACAACAGGTGGAACAGATTTTATAGCTATAGCGATATCTGAAAGATTCGGTATTGATTCTTTTAACTATATTCTGTTCTTTAATGCAATAATCCTTACAATAGATGGTTATATCTTTGGATGGGACAAAGCGCTGTATTCGATCATCTTCCAGTTCTCATCTACACAGGTAATACATATCTTATACAAAAGGTATAAGAAGAATACGCTCCTTATCGTCACCCAGAAGCCCAAAGAGATCGCTGATATGATCTATGAGCTTACAGGCCACGGTGCTACAGATATTGAAGCTTACGGATCCTATCAGAATGCGGACAGGACGATAGTCTATTCGGTTGTATCAAGTGACGAGCTTAGAACAGTAGTGTCAGAGATACTTGACATAGATCCCGATGCTTTCCTTAATGTTATTAAGACAGAACAGCTTAGCGGTAAGTTCCATCTTCATCCTAATGATTAA
- a CDS encoding manganese efflux pump MntP family protein, translated as MIIEFLILSIGLGIGLAMDAFSVSIANGLKEPCMSSSRHAKMAGIYAFFQFAMPMIGWLCVHTIQEAFVSFQKFIPWIALLLLLYIGIQMIVDGIKGEDNAKEQKEEAIAKGEKKISTKTLIIQGIATSIDALSVGFAIANYSTIRAFASSLVIAVVTFIICMIGVKLGKIFGCKLHKYANFLGGGILIAIGLEIFIKSFI; from the coding sequence ATGATAATCGAATTCTTAATCCTTAGTATAGGCCTTGGCATCGGTCTTGCTATGGACGCTTTTTCTGTGAGCATTGCAAACGGGCTTAAAGAGCCATGCATGTCAAGTTCAAGGCATGCCAAGATGGCCGGCATATATGCCTTCTTCCAGTTCGCAATGCCAATGATCGGATGGCTGTGTGTACACACAATCCAGGAAGCCTTCGTATCATTCCAGAAATTCATCCCGTGGATTGCTCTTCTACTCCTTCTATACATCGGAATCCAGATGATAGTAGATGGAATCAAAGGCGAAGATAATGCCAAAGAGCAAAAGGAAGAAGCCATTGCAAAAGGGGAAAAGAAAATAAGCACTAAGACACTGATAATCCAGGGAATCGCAACCTCTATAGATGCTCTCTCTGTTGGATTTGCAATAGCAAACTATAGCACTATAAGAGCATTTGCAAGTTCACTTGTCATAGCAGTTGTAACCTTCATAATCTGCATGATAGGTGTAAAGCTTGGAAAGATCTTCGGATGCAAGCTCCACAAATATGCCAACTTCCTTGGAGGCGGAATACTTATTGCAATCGGATTGGAAATATTCATAAAATCATTTATTTGA
- the trxA gene encoding thioredoxin: MAIIQLTSDNFEAEVLNSDKPVLVDFYADWCGPCKMMAPVVDQIAEENDDIKVGKINVDDEQDLAAKYGVMSIPTIGFFKGGDIVDKSVGAKPKSELLKMIGK, encoded by the coding sequence ATGGCAATAATACAGCTTACATCTGATAACTTCGAAGCAGAAGTACTTAATTCTGACAAGCCTGTTCTTGTAGACTTCTACGCAGACTGGTGCGGACCTTGCAAGATGATGGCTCCTGTTGTAGATCAGATTGCAGAAGAGAACGACGATATCAAGGTTGGTAAGATCAATGTTGATGATGAGCAGGATCTTGCTGCTAAGTACGGCGTAATGTCTATCCCTACAATCGGATTCTTCAAAGGTGGCGACATCGTAGACAAGAGTGTTGGTGCTAAACCAAAGTCAGAGCTCCTCAAGATGATCGGCAAGTAA
- the cls gene encoding cardiolipin synthase: MYKDKEKEPIIKNQDNLNNKNDTNNKSDINNKNKAHKKSLDESLKVKINPKGKANRNAQNSVNRIAAIAIFTLLQIVVLGLMLYEFSNYSIYFQIGFGVLSIIIVLTIYGRHTNSANKMPWMIFIMFVPVFGILLYLLMGRPGVTAKARKRFEEIDSKILPYLKPRRSILNSLEISDPNIASRVKYVEDYGHFPVYKNTDLVYFDDARKGIEDQVRELEKARSFIFMEYYAIQDTDTFEPIKEVLARKAAEGLEVRVIYDDIGSGGFINSGFIKRMEDLGIKCRVFNHVSPFFQVIMNNRDHRKITVIDGRVGYTGGYNIADLYTHRIEPHGFWKDTGVRLTGDGVVTLTALFLEMWNAVKANDIDDNDLSIFFPRVSYTAMEKDCFVQPFADTPLDEELLGENVYMGMLQTARKYCWFVTPYLVITDELCREFEIAVKRGVDVRIITPGIPDKKVVYAITRSYYNELARNGVRIFEYTPGFCHAKMCIADGQCATVGTLNLDFRSLYLHFEDGVYLYNCKAIKDIEEDFKEMFKVSTEVTDKYHSHRSVPLRISQCALRIVAPLV, translated from the coding sequence ATGTATAAAGATAAGGAAAAAGAACCAATAATAAAGAATCAAGATAATCTAAATAATAAAAATGATACCAATAATAAAAGCGATATAAATAATAAAAACAAGGCTCATAAAAAGTCACTGGATGAGTCTTTAAAGGTAAAGATCAATCCCAAAGGAAAGGCAAACAGAAACGCCCAGAACAGTGTGAACAGAATAGCCGCAATTGCTATTTTTACCCTGCTTCAGATTGTGGTACTGGGACTTATGCTGTATGAATTTAGTAATTACAGTATCTATTTTCAGATTGGATTTGGCGTTCTCTCGATCATAATCGTTCTGACTATATACGGGAGACATACCAATTCTGCCAACAAGATGCCCTGGATGATATTCATAATGTTCGTTCCTGTGTTTGGCATACTTCTGTATCTTCTTATGGGGCGACCAGGCGTAACAGCTAAGGCCAGAAAGCGTTTTGAAGAGATTGACTCCAAGATCCTTCCTTATCTCAAGCCTAGAAGGAGTATTCTTAATTCTCTTGAAATAAGTGATCCTAATATAGCTTCAAGAGTCAAATATGTGGAAGACTATGGTCACTTCCCGGTATATAAGAATACTGACTTAGTCTATTTTGATGATGCGAGGAAGGGAATTGAAGATCAGGTAAGAGAACTGGAGAAGGCCAGAAGCTTTATCTTTATGGAGTATTATGCGATTCAGGATACAGACACCTTTGAGCCGATCAAGGAAGTCTTGGCAAGAAAAGCTGCTGAGGGTCTTGAAGTTCGCGTTATCTATGATGATATAGGAAGCGGAGGCTTTATTAATAGCGGATTTATAAAGAGGATGGAAGATCTTGGCATCAAGTGCCGAGTGTTCAATCATGTAAGTCCTTTTTTCCAGGTCATTATGAACAATCGTGATCACAGGAAGATAACCGTCATAGATGGAAGAGTTGGATATACTGGCGGATATAATATTGCAGATCTTTATACACATAGGATCGAACCGCATGGATTCTGGAAGGACACAGGTGTCAGACTCACAGGAGACGGGGTGGTGACGCTTACAGCTCTTTTCCTTGAGATGTGGAATGCAGTTAAGGCCAACGATATTGATGACAATGATCTTTCAATCTTTTTTCCAAGGGTGTCTTACACAGCTATGGAGAAGGATTGCTTCGTGCAGCCTTTTGCAGATACGCCGCTGGATGAGGAGCTTCTTGGAGAGAATGTCTACATGGGGATGCTCCAAACTGCAAGGAAGTATTGCTGGTTTGTGACCCCGTACCTTGTCATAACTGATGAGCTGTGCCGCGAATTCGAGATTGCGGTTAAGAGGGGCGTTGATGTCAGGATCATAACCCCAGGCATTCCTGATAAAAAAGTTGTATACGCGATCACAAGGTCTTATTACAATGAGCTTGCAAGAAATGGTGTCAGGATCTTCGAATACACGCCGGGATTCTGTCATGCCAAGATGTGCATAGCTGATGGACAGTGCGCGACTGTCGGGACGCTTAATCTTGACTTTAGATCCTTGTATCTGCACTTTGAAGATGGCGTATATCTATACAATTGTAAAGCTATAAAAGATATAGAAGAGGACTTTAAGGAGATGTTTAAAGTCAGCACCGAAGTTACAGACAAGTATCATTCGCACAGAAGTGTGCCGCTTCGTATAAGTCAGTGTGCGCTGAGGATCGTCGCACCGCTTGTGTGA
- a CDS encoding MATE family efflux transporter: MAKKLSEDKRNIVLNGNIYQAVLMLAVPVMINSFIQSLYNLTDTYWLGVLGTEYQSAITLVSPFQSILQNFGSGITVAGSILIAQYLGAHNDREASNMADHVCISTLIFSVICAILCFIISPPLVGWLGATGLQYDYSLIYIRIVILDMPLLYMINIYSSVHQAQGDSVRPMLLNLIGAVVNLIMDPLLMVVLHFGIAGAAFATLFAKLPGALIALYTLTREGQVITLHFKGFRFQKEKLLSIVRIGLPTAIGHSTMQFGFLLMSRSVQAYGMIATTAYGIGNKINSIITLPNNGIGSAISTIVGLNIGAGDKKRADRGFRIALKMAFVYLLIAGLILSRRPIAEFMVRTLTSDDQVVALATDFLCLMAFWCFTNAFYNVTMGLFQGSGHTLVTMIVDASRLWIFRFATLFICQHVFDMGVESVWYSVVVSNASSAVILFVLYLTGLWKKDVIKAK; the protein is encoded by the coding sequence TTGGCAAAAAAGTTAAGTGAAGACAAAAGAAATATAGTTTTAAACGGTAATATATATCAGGCTGTGCTGATGCTGGCAGTGCCTGTAATGATCAATAGTTTTATTCAGTCTCTTTATAATCTGACAGATACATACTGGCTGGGAGTTCTGGGAACAGAGTACCAGTCTGCGATCACGCTTGTATCGCCTTTTCAGTCTATATTACAGAATTTTGGATCCGGTATCACCGTGGCAGGTTCTATACTTATAGCTCAGTACCTTGGTGCGCACAATGACAGGGAAGCTTCGAATATGGCGGATCATGTCTGCATCTCGACACTTATTTTCTCTGTAATATGCGCGATATTATGTTTTATCATATCTCCGCCTCTTGTGGGGTGGCTTGGTGCTACAGGACTTCAGTATGACTATTCACTTATTTATATCAGGATCGTCATTCTGGATATGCCTCTTTTGTACATGATCAATATCTATTCGTCGGTGCATCAGGCCCAGGGCGATTCTGTGCGCCCTATGCTTTTGAATCTCATAGGAGCGGTGGTCAATCTTATAATGGATCCGCTTCTTATGGTAGTACTTCATTTTGGAATAGCAGGAGCAGCTTTTGCCACATTGTTTGCAAAGCTTCCGGGAGCACTTATAGCTCTATATACTCTTACAAGAGAAGGTCAGGTCATAACTCTTCATTTCAAGGGATTTAGATTCCAAAAAGAAAAGCTCCTTAGCATAGTAAGAATAGGTCTTCCTACAGCGATAGGCCACAGTACTATGCAGTTTGGCTTCCTTCTTATGAGTAGAAGTGTACAGGCTTATGGCATGATCGCAACGACGGCTTATGGTATAGGCAATAAGATCAACTCCATCATAACTCTTCCTAATAACGGAATAGGCTCAGCTATCAGTACCATAGTAGGTCTCAATATAGGAGCAGGTGACAAAAAGAGGGCTGACAGAGGCTTTAGGATAGCTCTTAAGATGGCTTTTGTATATCTGCTTATTGCAGGACTTATCCTGTCAAGACGCCCTATAGCTGAGTTTATGGTCAGAACTCTTACATCAGATGATCAGGTTGTAGCTCTTGCTACAGACTTTTTGTGTCTGATGGCTTTCTGGTGTTTTACCAATGCTTTTTATAATGTGACTATGGGACTTTTCCAGGGAAGTGGTCATACTCTTGTGACTATGATAGTAGATGCATCAAGGTTGTGGATATTTAGATTTGCAACACTTTTCATCTGTCAACATGTGTTTGACATGGGCGTTGAGTCTGTATGGTACTCTGTAGTTGTATCCAATGCAAGCTCGGCAGTTATCCTCTTTGTCCTATATCTGACAGGACTTTGGAAAAAAGACGTTATCAAGGCCAAATAA